A window from Opitutia bacterium ISCC 52 encodes these proteins:
- a CDS encoding sulfatase, producing MNYSRFLLLSLIFAICCSTKAAKPNFVFIIADDASHFDVGCYGGQAYTPHMDALANQGMRFTQCFQSSPTCSPTRHNIYTGQYPFKTGAYPNHTFAAPGTNSIVQYLKPLGYRVALSGKTHIKPESVFPFEYLSKGNNPDFDAVENFIKECESSDTPFCLFLTSNEPHAPWDKGDASRYDAKTIDLPYTFVDTPETRDAMTRYLAEITYFDDQVGQALSLLDEYGLSDNTMFIATTEQGSSLPFAKWTLYDAGLHTGFIVRWPGMVDPGTTCDALIEYSDVVPTFVEAAGGKPASILDGKSLIPLLKQQTTEHKDYVFSQATTRGIINAPEYFGIRSIRSQQFKYIWNFTPEVQYENVVTIREDTKWGESTVFNSWKRAAKTDPDAAEKVHRYHFRPSEELYNIDQDPNEWRNLAEVPEYAAAKNQLRAELLKWMEKTGDKGQQSELEADLHSAKMLNANKKG from the coding sequence ATGAACTACTCAAGATTCCTCCTTCTATCTCTCATCTTTGCCATCTGTTGCAGTACAAAGGCAGCGAAACCCAACTTCGTCTTCATTATTGCGGATGATGCCAGCCACTTTGATGTCGGCTGTTATGGTGGTCAGGCCTATACACCCCATATGGACGCCTTGGCGAATCAGGGTATGCGATTTACCCAATGCTTTCAATCGTCACCCACTTGTTCTCCTACCCGCCATAATATCTACACCGGACAATACCCGTTCAAAACGGGTGCCTACCCGAACCACACCTTTGCTGCTCCAGGAACAAACAGCATCGTTCAATACCTGAAACCCTTAGGCTACCGAGTGGCTCTGAGTGGAAAGACGCACATCAAACCAGAATCCGTTTTCCCATTCGAATATCTCAGCAAAGGCAACAACCCGGACTTCGATGCAGTTGAAAACTTCATCAAGGAGTGTGAATCAAGTGACACACCCTTCTGCTTGTTCCTTACATCAAACGAGCCCCATGCCCCCTGGGATAAAGGAGACGCCAGTCGCTACGATGCGAAAACCATTGATCTCCCCTACACCTTTGTTGATACGCCAGAAACACGAGATGCCATGACCCGCTACCTGGCGGAGATTACTTATTTCGATGATCAAGTCGGGCAAGCACTAAGCCTCCTGGACGAATACGGCTTGTCGGATAACACGATGTTCATCGCAACCACCGAGCAAGGATCAAGCTTACCTTTTGCAAAGTGGACCCTCTACGATGCGGGTCTTCACACAGGATTCATAGTGAGATGGCCGGGCATGGTTGATCCAGGAACCACCTGCGATGCACTTATTGAATATTCAGATGTCGTTCCGACATTCGTAGAAGCTGCTGGCGGGAAACCTGCATCCATTCTGGACGGGAAGAGCCTGATCCCTTTGCTCAAACAGCAGACCACTGAGCACAAAGACTACGTATTTTCACAAGCAACCACCCGAGGAATCATCAATGCACCCGAGTATTTTGGTATAAGGTCCATTCGGTCACAGCAATTCAAATACATCTGGAATTTTACGCCAGAGGTTCAGTATGAGAACGTGGTCACGATTCGCGAGGACACCAAATGGGGGGAAAGCACCGTCTTTAACTCCTGGAAGCGAGCAGCCAAAACCGATCCTGATGCAGCCGAAAAAGTACACCGTTACCACTTCCGCCCCAGTGAAGAGCTTTACAATATCGATCAAGATCCTAACGAATGGCGCAATCTAGCCGAGGTCCCCGAATATGCAGCGGCAAAGAACCAGCTGCGTGCTGAGCTCCTTAAGTGGATGGAGAAAACGGGAGACAAGGGTCAGCAATCTGAACTCGAAGCTGACCTCCACAGCGCTAAAATGTTAAACGCAAATAAGAAAGGCTAG
- a CDS encoding aminopeptidase, which yields MDSRYFDLANVLTGHSTIVKAGDKVLIEAFDVPDNMVIALIRTVRERGGIPFASNYHASVTRELLMGASDEQYAYDSDIKLKQMQGIDVYIALRGAHNIFETSDVPGERMQTAMTNYRPVQDYRVQKTRWVVLRWPTSAMAQQAQMSTEAFEDFYFRVCTMDYGRMTEGMEALKELMESTDKVEIKGEGTDLRFSIKDIGAVTCGGLRNIPDGEVFSCPIKNSVEGVIQFNAPTVYQGSSFDNIRLVFEQGKVVEATGSDTRRLNEILDTDAGSRFIGEFAIGFNPYITHAMRDILFDEKIAGSFHFTPGQAYQEANNGNRSQVHWDMVCIQTPEFGGGEIYFDGELIRKDGLFLSESLQKLNPDYLMGNS from the coding sequence ATGGATTCAAGGTATTTTGATTTGGCGAATGTCCTTACTGGTCATTCTACGATTGTAAAAGCAGGCGATAAGGTGCTTATTGAAGCCTTTGATGTGCCCGATAATATGGTGATCGCACTCATACGCACAGTTCGCGAACGAGGTGGTATTCCTTTCGCTTCCAACTATCACGCGTCGGTTACCCGAGAGCTGTTGATGGGAGCCAGTGACGAACAATATGCCTATGACTCAGATATCAAACTTAAGCAAATGCAGGGTATTGATGTCTATATCGCATTGCGAGGCGCGCATAACATTTTCGAAACCTCCGATGTGCCTGGTGAACGTATGCAGACAGCCATGACTAATTATCGGCCCGTCCAGGATTATCGGGTACAAAAGACGCGTTGGGTGGTTCTTCGGTGGCCAACTTCTGCGATGGCACAGCAAGCGCAAATGAGCACGGAAGCCTTCGAGGACTTCTATTTCCGCGTTTGTACCATGGATTACGGTCGTATGACAGAGGGTATGGAAGCTCTCAAGGAGCTCATGGAAAGCACGGATAAAGTTGAGATCAAAGGGGAGGGGACCGACCTTCGTTTTTCAATTAAGGATATCGGGGCTGTTACTTGTGGAGGGCTTCGTAATATCCCTGATGGAGAAGTCTTTTCGTGCCCGATTAAAAATAGTGTGGAGGGTGTTATTCAGTTTAATGCACCTACTGTCTATCAAGGTTCATCTTTTGATAATATCCGTCTTGTCTTTGAGCAAGGGAAGGTAGTTGAAGCTACAGGCTCCGATACACGTCGATTGAATGAGATTCTCGATACGGATGCCGGGTCTCGGTTTATCGGAGAATTTGCAATTGGATTTAATCCCTACATTACGCACGCCATGCGTGATATTCTCTTTGATGAAAAAATCGCCGGTTCATTTCATTTTACTCCTGGTCAGGCTTACCAAGAGGCAAACAATGGGAATCGTTCGCAGGTGCACTGGGATATGGTCTGTATTCAAACCCCTGAGTTCGGTGGAGGTGAAATTTACTTTGATGGAGAGTTAATTCGCAAAGACGGATTGTTCCTCTCAGAGAGCTTACAAAAGCTCAACCCCGACTATCTAATGGGGAATTCCTAG
- a CDS encoding divalent metal cation transporter, with amino-acid sequence MPDPIIEKQREMLVSAAKEGKGASVKTYMKLSGPGWLQSAITLGGGSLAGSLYLGIIGGYELMWLQPLMMIFGIVMLSAIAYVSLSTGERPLAALNNHVNPVLGYGWAVATLMANMVWAMPQFSLGTAAMRQNLGLFSGDGGEYICAIILFVIGVFVVWLYDASAKGYKIFDYALKIMVGIVVLSFFLVVFALTFSDQGLPWGRIFAGFIPKPSMLFEPASSLSPLVAASSAPEYWSDLLVSQQRDRMVAAAATAVGINMTFLLPYSLLKRGWDKDFRGLARFDLATALFIPFLLATSCVVIAAASQFHANPEPGLIEVHSGSTVEVSPKLQAAYEGNLSSMLSATGGGDATASIMGALPEADRLLAATLIQRDAFALANSLENLAGPGIAQIVFGIGVVGMAISTIIILMLINGFVICELAGKPTKGKLYFIGCLLAGIAGALGALFLWSGKAQFYLAVPTSRFGMVLLPIAYIAFFFLMNNKKLLGEAMPQGTSRIWWNIMMGIAVLLALTGATISLLNDKAMIPGTGISIKSIAFVLLALLAAWALIIHFKRKGSGDSPSSA; translated from the coding sequence ATGCCTGACCCCATCATCGAAAAACAAAGGGAGATGCTTGTCTCGGCCGCCAAAGAAGGCAAAGGCGCATCAGTAAAAACTTACATGAAGCTCTCAGGCCCTGGTTGGCTGCAGAGTGCGATCACCCTGGGAGGAGGCTCTTTGGCCGGTAGTTTATACCTGGGTATCATCGGTGGCTATGAACTGATGTGGTTGCAACCCTTGATGATGATATTCGGCATCGTGATGTTGAGTGCCATCGCCTATGTATCTCTTTCGACCGGCGAACGCCCACTGGCTGCTTTAAATAACCACGTGAACCCAGTTTTGGGTTACGGATGGGCTGTGGCTACACTCATGGCCAATATGGTTTGGGCCATGCCACAGTTCTCTCTGGGAACGGCTGCCATGCGGCAAAATCTCGGACTTTTCTCCGGCGATGGAGGGGAATACATCTGCGCCATCATCTTGTTCGTGATTGGGGTATTTGTTGTGTGGCTCTACGATGCCAGCGCTAAAGGTTATAAAATCTTCGACTATGCACTGAAAATCATGGTGGGGATTGTGGTCCTTAGTTTCTTTCTTGTTGTATTTGCTCTGACGTTCAGTGACCAAGGCCTGCCTTGGGGAAGAATCTTCGCTGGATTTATACCTAAGCCAAGCATGCTGTTTGAGCCTGCTTCATCCTTAAGCCCATTAGTAGCAGCGTCTTCGGCTCCAGAATATTGGTCCGACCTACTGGTCTCACAACAACGTGACCGCATGGTGGCTGCTGCCGCAACCGCGGTAGGTATCAACATGACCTTCCTGCTTCCCTACTCACTGCTCAAACGAGGCTGGGACAAAGATTTCCGCGGATTGGCTCGTTTCGACCTGGCAACCGCACTATTCATACCTTTCCTGCTAGCCACCAGTTGTGTGGTCATTGCAGCAGCTTCTCAGTTTCACGCTAATCCTGAGCCAGGATTAATTGAGGTTCACAGTGGAAGCACCGTTGAAGTATCACCCAAACTTCAAGCAGCCTATGAAGGCAATCTTTCGAGCATGCTTTCAGCCACAGGAGGTGGAGACGCAACAGCTTCCATTATGGGGGCTCTACCCGAAGCCGATCGTCTTTTGGCCGCAACACTTATTCAACGTGATGCTTTCGCCCTGGCCAACTCGTTGGAAAACCTGGCTGGTCCAGGGATCGCCCAAATCGTCTTTGGCATCGGTGTAGTTGGCATGGCTATCTCTACCATTATCATTCTGATGCTCATCAATGGTTTTGTGATCTGCGAACTGGCAGGTAAGCCCACCAAAGGGAAACTCTACTTCATTGGTTGCCTACTGGCGGGAATCGCCGGTGCACTCGGTGCTCTCTTCCTCTGGAGTGGCAAGGCGCAGTTTTACCTGGCCGTTCCAACCAGTCGATTCGGCATGGTTCTTCTACCGATCGCTTACATCGCCTTCTTCTTCCTGATGAACAACAAGAAGCTTCTTGGAGAAGCTATGCCTCAAGGAACATCCAGGATCTGGTGGAATATCATGATGGGTATCGCAGTACTTTTGGCTCTCACAGGCGCCACCATTTCGCTCCTGAATGACAAGGCGATGATTCCGGGCACAGGTATCTCAATCAAAAGTATAGCTTTTGTGCTCCTGGCCCTACTTGCGGCCTGGGCTTTGATCATCCATTTCAAGCGAAAAGGTAGTGGAGATTCTCCATCCTCGGCATAG
- a CDS encoding sulfatase has product MKLLNRSLLFLLFTVTFLFADSRPNILWIIIDDMSANLSCYGETAIETPHLDKLAQNGVLFSQAYVTAPVCSTNRSAFITGMYQTSIGSHHHRSGRGEIKIHLPKGVRPVPELFQEAGYYTTITGWPNRSRDTLGKTDYNFEWDRDIYDGPDWSKRKDGQPFFAQIHLPGGKHRSSTMEGNKNFRERIKRDLGSVTDLSQVKLPPYYPNDPVLVDDWAAYLDSVRLTDKFTGDIIQRLKDEGDYENTVVLFMTDHGISHARGKQFLYDEGLHVPLIIAGPGLEAGQKRDDLVEHIDIAALSLGLAGIDIPKKMQAKDILADGYKKRNTIYAARDRCDETVEHMRGLRTQRFKYIRNYLYERPHLQPNRYKDKKDIIIALRAAHKAGSLNEAQEMIFNAPRPKEELYDLKNDPYEINNLANDPKYKKQLDRFSKRLDTWIKKTGDKGPESEARYDSDMAVYMNSKSSDPGANETLTRNIALMKKWAAEEK; this is encoded by the coding sequence ATGAAACTTCTAAATCGATCCCTTCTATTCCTCCTCTTTACGGTAACATTTCTTTTTGCCGATAGTCGTCCCAACATCCTCTGGATCATCATTGATGATATGTCGGCGAACCTTTCCTGCTATGGGGAAACGGCTATTGAGACGCCACACTTGGACAAACTGGCCCAGAATGGCGTTCTCTTTTCTCAGGCCTACGTAACGGCTCCGGTCTGTTCGACCAATCGATCAGCATTTATTACAGGCATGTATCAAACGTCGATTGGCTCGCATCATCACCGAAGTGGACGTGGTGAGATTAAGATTCATTTACCCAAGGGCGTGCGCCCCGTCCCCGAGTTATTTCAGGAAGCCGGTTACTACACCACGATTACCGGTTGGCCCAATCGTAGTAGAGACACCTTGGGTAAAACAGACTACAACTTCGAATGGGATCGCGATATATATGATGGTCCTGACTGGAGTAAACGGAAGGATGGTCAGCCCTTTTTCGCACAGATCCATTTGCCAGGTGGCAAGCACCGCTCAAGCACTATGGAGGGTAACAAAAACTTTCGCGAACGCATCAAAAGGGACTTAGGAAGCGTTACGGACTTATCCCAGGTCAAACTCCCACCCTACTATCCAAACGATCCTGTCTTAGTTGATGACTGGGCCGCCTACCTCGACTCAGTGCGACTGACTGACAAATTTACTGGAGACATCATTCAACGATTAAAGGATGAAGGCGACTATGAGAACACCGTGGTGCTCTTCATGACCGATCATGGCATCAGTCATGCACGGGGAAAGCAGTTTCTTTACGACGAAGGGTTACACGTACCGCTCATCATTGCAGGTCCGGGTCTAGAAGCCGGACAAAAGCGAGATGACCTGGTTGAGCATATCGACATCGCTGCCCTCTCATTGGGATTGGCCGGAATCGATATTCCCAAGAAAATGCAGGCCAAAGACATTTTGGCTGACGGCTACAAGAAACGGAATACCATCTATGCAGCTCGTGACCGCTGTGACGAGACCGTGGAACACATGCGTGGATTACGCACTCAGCGTTTCAAGTATATCCGCAACTACCTGTATGAGCGCCCTCACCTGCAGCCTAATCGCTACAAGGACAAAAAGGATATCATAATTGCGCTGCGTGCTGCGCACAAGGCAGGCTCCTTGAACGAAGCCCAGGAAATGATTTTCAACGCACCCAGACCCAAAGAAGAGCTCTACGATTTGAAAAATGATCCTTACGAAATTAACAACCTGGCAAACGATCCCAAATACAAGAAGCAACTGGATCGATTCAGTAAACGGCTCGATACATGGATCAAAAAGACTGGAGATAAAGGCCCCGAATCAGAAGCCAGATATGATAGCGACATGGCCGTTTACATGAATTCAAAAAGCTCAGACCCAGGAGCGAATGAAACGCTTACCCGAAACATCGCCCTCATGAAAAAGTGGGCGGCCGAAGAGAAGTAG
- a CDS encoding CehA/McbA family metallohydrolase, producing the protein MPKSPQWIISGMRFTAPVTKLNHYLPGLALATFLILLTGVTLAHEHSPVTHSFNEIAEPDGLKLFIDILDRNTGRPTPARFSIQVDGEPHFPGWVGDNGISFTSIHLRSNHRSTMQFSKGLGPVAVSLPAGTKEVTVSVAKGFEYFAESVSVAVSGQETNASIELERWVNLKADGWIAIDEHLHFDRLTAEDDEKWFSMFEADGLETGHFMVLKGGMTPGVWSSQFAYGSAGEGTDGDHMLIPGQEYRDNQQGHINLLGLDEVILPYSTGGLGTPAVNENYPPLYDVLEEARNRNGFAGVAHGGTLGRHSVSLADAIMGAVDFWEVSNGFIYDTENWYRLMNCGIFLPMAAGTDLPNSPYRDDWQPMFGAIRTYVNTGGDLSFDGFKEAMRAGRSFISGGPMIDFQVEGQSMGGTLYLPEGGGTVTVRAALHSPLRLRKLMIVKDGEDLAANVRKRKIDGVNRWSIETDIEITESGWISAWGQGAAIEAQGFDAMAHAGVIRVIVGDQPVHSAEDAEIMVRSFEALADFYQSSGVYQSNEDRERAVGLFQQAIRKLRPQID; encoded by the coding sequence ATGCCCAAATCTCCTCAATGGATAATCTCTGGTATGCGCTTCACCGCTCCAGTAACCAAATTAAATCATTATTTACCTGGGTTAGCTTTGGCCACTTTTCTGATTTTGCTTACTGGAGTTACCTTGGCACATGAGCACTCTCCCGTAACGCACAGCTTTAACGAGATTGCAGAACCGGATGGGCTAAAACTCTTCATCGACATTCTGGATAGAAACACTGGTCGTCCAACGCCAGCTCGTTTCAGCATTCAAGTGGATGGTGAACCCCACTTTCCTGGCTGGGTCGGCGACAACGGCATCTCTTTTACTTCGATTCATCTGAGAAGTAATCATCGCTCAACCATGCAGTTCTCAAAAGGTCTGGGTCCGGTCGCGGTCAGTCTGCCTGCCGGAACCAAGGAAGTAACGGTGTCGGTTGCCAAAGGGTTTGAATACTTCGCTGAGTCCGTATCGGTAGCGGTAAGCGGTCAGGAAACGAATGCTTCTATTGAGCTCGAGCGGTGGGTGAACCTCAAAGCAGACGGTTGGATCGCCATTGATGAGCATTTGCATTTCGATCGTTTGACTGCTGAGGACGACGAAAAATGGTTCTCCATGTTTGAAGCCGATGGGCTTGAGACAGGGCACTTCATGGTTCTCAAGGGCGGGATGACACCCGGTGTCTGGTCGAGTCAGTTTGCTTATGGTTCAGCAGGCGAGGGGACGGATGGTGATCACATGTTGATTCCCGGGCAGGAGTACCGTGATAACCAACAAGGTCATATCAACCTGCTTGGTCTGGATGAGGTTATTCTGCCTTATTCTACGGGAGGATTGGGAACGCCAGCGGTGAATGAAAACTATCCTCCATTGTATGACGTGCTCGAAGAAGCGCGGAATCGAAACGGGTTTGCCGGAGTAGCGCATGGCGGAACTTTGGGCCGGCATTCGGTTTCATTGGCCGATGCCATTATGGGAGCAGTCGACTTCTGGGAAGTAAGCAACGGATTTATTTACGATACTGAGAACTGGTACCGACTCATGAACTGTGGCATCTTTCTTCCCATGGCGGCCGGGACTGACTTGCCGAACTCACCATACAGGGACGATTGGCAACCTATGTTCGGAGCAATTCGCACTTACGTGAATACGGGAGGTGACTTGAGTTTTGACGGATTTAAAGAAGCCATGAGGGCAGGACGATCATTCATATCGGGAGGACCGATGATCGACTTTCAGGTTGAAGGCCAAAGTATGGGAGGAACGCTTTACTTACCTGAAGGTGGAGGAACGGTTACTGTTCGGGCAGCCCTGCACTCGCCCTTACGCTTGCGCAAATTAATGATTGTTAAGGATGGTGAGGACTTGGCCGCCAATGTGAGGAAACGTAAGATTGACGGTGTCAATCGTTGGTCGATTGAGACGGATATCGAAATTACGGAAAGTGGGTGGATTTCAGCCTGGGGGCAAGGGGCGGCAATTGAAGCTCAGGGTTTCGATGCCATGGCTCATGCTGGAGTTATTCGAGTGATTGTAGGGGATCAACCAGTACACTCGGCTGAAGATGCTGAGATCATGGTTCGCTCATTTGAGGCGCTTGCCGACTTTTATCAAAGCTCCGGGGTTTATCAGTCGAATGAGGATCGAGAGAGAGCGGTCGGCTTATTTCAGCAAGCGATTCGGAAACTGCGACCTCAAATAGATTAG
- a CDS encoding adenosine deaminase: protein MSRAKVEPWISEFIQSLPKTETHLHIEGAVPWELLQKTFPGEFDYTPEAWAADFRYHNFTQFEDEILSYAGHYYTSPERYHESAKHVFQRHLDQNVRYVETSFHLGIVEALGATGPDILDAIKSAVPEGLEVRVFLGMLRDHYRDDMAKLLDAVHTWEGLDGIDMHGHETIPWGDWTEDIWRNVQEAGKCAKAHAGEFEGPADVNRALDLTKSQRIQHGIGAIQDESTFQRLLEEEVVLDMCPVSNVKLKSVLDVKKHPIREFFDAGAKVTVSTDDPTVFGNDLVHEFDLLMTHLDFTKQEVMQVVRNGFDAALVDDQTRRVWLDELAAIESQL, encoded by the coding sequence ATGAGTCGTGCAAAAGTAGAGCCTTGGATTTCTGAATTTATTCAGTCACTTCCTAAAACGGAGACGCACTTGCATATCGAAGGGGCGGTACCCTGGGAATTGCTTCAGAAGACATTCCCAGGAGAATTTGATTATACTCCTGAAGCATGGGCGGCAGATTTTCGTTACCACAACTTCACTCAATTCGAGGACGAAATCCTGAGTTATGCAGGGCATTATTACACCTCTCCTGAACGATATCATGAATCCGCCAAGCACGTATTTCAGAGACACCTGGATCAAAACGTCCGTTACGTTGAAACGAGTTTTCATTTAGGTATTGTTGAAGCCCTTGGTGCCACGGGTCCTGACATTTTAGATGCCATCAAATCCGCTGTTCCTGAAGGATTGGAAGTCAGAGTATTTTTGGGGATGCTTCGGGATCATTACCGCGATGATATGGCGAAATTACTGGATGCTGTTCATACCTGGGAGGGATTGGATGGGATTGATATGCACGGGCACGAAACAATCCCTTGGGGGGATTGGACCGAAGACATTTGGAGGAACGTTCAGGAAGCTGGTAAGTGCGCTAAAGCGCATGCCGGTGAATTTGAAGGCCCCGCTGATGTGAATCGGGCTCTTGATCTCACAAAAAGCCAACGTATCCAGCATGGAATTGGTGCCATTCAGGATGAATCTACGTTTCAGCGCCTCCTGGAAGAAGAGGTGGTCCTCGATATGTGTCCGGTGTCCAATGTTAAGCTCAAATCCGTTCTCGACGTAAAAAAGCATCCTATTCGCGAGTTTTTTGATGCTGGTGCAAAGGTTACTGTTAGTACTGACGATCCCACTGTATTTGGAAATGACTTGGTTCACGAATTCGATCTTTTGATGACTCATCTGGATTTCACAAAACAGGAAGTTATGCAGGTTGTTCGGAACGGTTTTGATGCTGCCCTCGTTGATGACCAGACTCGGAGAGTGTGGTTGGATGAGTTGGCTGCCATAGAAAGCCAGCTCTAG
- a CDS encoding RluA family pseudouridine synthase — protein MSQVLEVEIGVGKIRADKWLSNQLVDTTRSHVQRAFEEGMVKVNGVVASKSTKLLEGDSVEFELPEEKTFDLTPVDLSLNILFEDEHLLAMNKPAGLVVHPGAGTKGLTLVNGLLHHCKGNLSQLGGPERQGIVHRLDRGTSGVMVVAKTDKAYEALVGAFSRREVIKEYLALVAGIPDRLSGTIKKPIGRNPTHRHKMTIREDGKPAHTDWEFLGSSENGISLIRCHLHTGRTHQIRVHLSDFGFPILGDEVYGYRPNRMKLAGPVERVLLHAHKLELTHPISAERLKFDTDLPEAFQVQFPYWKSSIDSQA, from the coding sequence ATGTCTCAAGTCTTGGAAGTAGAAATTGGAGTAGGGAAGATCCGTGCTGATAAGTGGTTGAGTAATCAATTGGTTGATACGACTCGAAGCCATGTTCAGCGAGCTTTTGAAGAAGGAATGGTGAAAGTAAACGGGGTAGTTGCGAGCAAATCGACGAAGCTTCTTGAAGGTGATTCTGTTGAATTTGAACTACCGGAGGAAAAGACCTTCGACCTTACGCCTGTCGACTTGTCATTGAATATTCTATTTGAGGATGAACATCTTCTAGCTATGAACAAACCAGCAGGCCTTGTCGTGCACCCTGGAGCAGGGACGAAAGGTCTCACTTTAGTAAATGGCTTGCTTCATCATTGTAAGGGAAATCTGAGTCAGTTGGGTGGTCCTGAACGTCAAGGAATCGTTCACCGTCTTGATCGTGGTACTTCGGGTGTCATGGTTGTGGCAAAGACGGATAAAGCTTACGAGGCCCTGGTAGGAGCCTTCTCAAGAAGAGAAGTCATTAAGGAATACCTTGCTCTTGTTGCAGGTATCCCCGACCGACTGTCTGGTACGATTAAAAAGCCGATTGGCCGCAATCCCACGCATAGGCACAAAATGACTATTCGAGAAGATGGAAAACCTGCTCATACGGACTGGGAGTTTCTGGGTTCAAGTGAGAACGGCATTTCCCTTATTCGCTGCCATCTTCATACGGGCCGCACTCATCAAATTCGTGTCCATCTTTCTGATTTCGGTTTTCCTATTCTCGGTGATGAAGTTTATGGGTATCGTCCAAATCGGATGAAATTGGCGGGTCCCGTAGAAAGAGTTTTACTGCACGCTCATAAGTTAGAACTTACACATCCCATCTCGGCAGAGCGTTTGAAATTTGATACGGATCTTCCCGAGGCCTTTCAAGTTCAGTTTCCGTATTGGAAGTCATCTATTGATTCCCAAGCCTAG
- a CDS encoding nucleoside monophosphate kinase: MATIPNPSKTQDLEIKDAQLIFNSVWQQLELQHGRENLRFPKELIWLNGAPGSGKGTQTQFIMNFRDLTDGPVVVSDLLTSSEAQQMKDAGNMVGDAEVLTLVFNELLKPRYESGTVVDGFPRTKVQVECLKLLYQKLRGLRAQFYHTDLQEFFPKSIFHITVLFVDERESVARQIRRGRQTREHNEKVRASGVGKLKEERLTDFDENTARRRYRTFKEGTYEAFKDLRQIFHYHYINAHGSIEEVKERIVGEMRYQSSLELDERTFDRLRSIPISEEIVRHARQDLVKRLDDYAEHHEELFAGMCEHINEKFMPIIIRHAISGMALINSEDPRFHDPLALQILLDIFSERGYHTSIDIKKKNIPAKVNLETGEIELLKKRIYSFRVRFEGSEIRRG; the protein is encoded by the coding sequence ATGGCTACCATACCCAATCCCTCCAAAACACAGGATCTGGAGATTAAAGATGCTCAACTCATCTTCAACTCTGTCTGGCAACAACTGGAACTTCAGCACGGTCGCGAAAATCTCCGTTTTCCCAAGGAGTTGATCTGGCTAAATGGAGCACCTGGATCTGGAAAAGGAACTCAAACTCAGTTCATCATGAACTTTAGAGACCTTACGGATGGTCCGGTTGTGGTGAGTGATCTGCTGACGAGCTCAGAGGCTCAGCAGATGAAAGATGCAGGCAATATGGTTGGCGATGCAGAGGTTTTAACTCTCGTCTTCAATGAGTTGCTTAAACCTCGCTACGAAAGCGGAACGGTCGTGGACGGCTTTCCCAGAACCAAAGTACAAGTTGAGTGTTTGAAATTGCTCTACCAAAAGCTTCGTGGGTTACGGGCTCAGTTTTATCATACCGATCTTCAGGAATTTTTCCCAAAGTCCATTTTTCATATCACGGTTCTGTTTGTGGACGAACGCGAGAGTGTCGCCCGGCAAATTCGTCGAGGACGCCAAACGCGGGAGCACAACGAGAAGGTTAGGGCATCAGGAGTAGGGAAACTGAAGGAAGAACGTCTTACAGACTTTGATGAGAACACAGCCCGGCGACGTTACCGGACATTTAAAGAAGGTACCTACGAGGCTTTCAAAGATTTACGGCAGATCTTTCACTACCATTATATCAATGCGCATGGTTCGATTGAAGAAGTTAAGGAGCGCATAGTTGGGGAAATGCGCTACCAGAGTTCACTAGAACTCGATGAACGAACCTTCGACCGCTTACGGAGCATCCCTATCTCTGAAGAAATCGTGCGACATGCTCGTCAGGATCTGGTGAAACGCTTGGATGACTATGCTGAGCATCATGAAGAGCTATTCGCCGGCATGTGTGAACATATCAATGAGAAATTCATGCCGATCATCATTCGCCATGCCATCTCGGGTATGGCTTTGATCAATTCAGAAGATCCACGTTTTCACGATCCACTAGCTCTGCAAATCCTCTTAGATATTTTCTCAGAGCGGGGTTATCATACCTCAATTGATATTAAGAAGAAAAATATCCCAGCGAAAGTAAACCTTGAGACAGGGGAAATCGAATTGCTCAAGAAACGCATTTATTCCTTCCGGGTGCGCTTCGAGGGGAGCGAGATTCGTCGAGGCTAG